The genomic segment AAAAGGGAGAGGTTCCGATTCGGAGCTTCATGGTCAAGCAAACGCGGCAGTCTGATTTCTCATTGTTTGCGAAACTTGCCAAGTTGCCGGCCGATGTCACCGCAGAAACGGCGCCCATCCGAGTGTTGGTGCCTGCCTTCGTGATCAGTGAGTTGAAGTCCGCCTTTCAGATCGGCTTCATGATTTTTATTCCTTTTTTGGTCATCGATATTGTGGTGGCCAGTATCTTGATGTCACTCGGGATGATGATGTTGTCACCTGTTTTGGTCGCCTTGCCATTCAAATTGATGCTCTTCGTCTTGGCTGATGGCTGGAACTTGCTCATCGGCTCTTTGGCAGCCAGCTTCGTGACCTGAGGATTTTTCTAATGAATGCCCAAACCGTGTTGACCTTGGGTCAAGAAGCGCTGCTTATGTTGTTGATGGTGTCAGCGCCAGTGCTGGGAACGGCGCTCCTGGTGGGTTTGCTGGTCAGTTTGTTTCAAGCCGTGACGCAGATTCATGAAGCGACTCTGGCATTCGTTCCAAAGCTTTTGGCGGTTATCGCTGTATTCGCGGTCGCTGGGCCATGGATGTTGACCATGCTGGTGGAGTACATACGACGGATGTTGGAAGCGATACCAACGTCTGTGGTCTAGCCTTGGGCGAGCGGTGATTTCTTTTGACGAGGCACAGATCGCCCAATGGCTCTCGCCAATCTTCTGGCCCTTTTTGCGAATTTTGGCGGTTTTTACTTCCGCTCCGGTACTTTCGTCTCGCGCCTTTCCTATGCGGGCAAAGGTTGCGCTGTCCTTTTTAGTGGCATTGGCGGCGCAAGCGACCCTGCCTGAGGCTCCCGTTATCTCCGTCTCAGACCCCCGAGCGTTGGCAGTGGTGATGCAGCAGGTGGTGATCGGTTTATCAATCGGTTTTGCTGTTCGGTTGGTTTTTGCGTCTGTCGAGCTCGCTGGTGAAGTAGTTGGATTTCAAATGGGGCTCAATTTCGCGGCTTTTTTTGACCCGTCCATGAATACCCAATCGAGTGCAGTCGCTCGGTTTTTCGGTCAGATGGCGTCGTTGCTTTTTGTCGTCATGAACGGACATTTGATGGTGCTGATGGCCGTTACCCAAAGCTTTGTGGCTTTTCCGGTTTCGCCGAATTTCTTGCAAGAGTTGGCCTCTATGCAGCTGCAAAAACTAGGCGCCGAAGTGTTTGCGAGTGCGCTCTGGATTGCCTTGCCAATGGTCGGAATCTTGTTGTTTACCAATATGGCGCTAGGGATCATTTCTCGCGTGTCGCCACAAATGAATATTTTTGCAATGGGTTTTCCGATCACGCTAGTCGTCGGCATTCTGGCGATCGCCATTACGTTGCCGATGCTCGATCAGCCCTTTATGGCGCTGATGATTCGGGTTGTGAGTCTGTTCGGAGTAGGTTGACGCTTACACCAGAGCGTTGCGGATGGCGTAGACAGTGAGTTCCGCGTTGTTCGATAAAGCGAGTTTTTCCAAGAGGCGTGCCCTGTAGACGCTGACGGTCTTGGGACTCAGCATCAGGTCCTCTGCGATATCAGAGAGCTTTTTCCCGGACGCAATTTTGATCAGGGTTTGCATTTCCCGTTCGGATAGCTTCGCATGCAAGGTTTCATGCTCTGGTGTGTTCAAGCTTTCTACCAACAGCTCCGATACGGCAGCCGTTAAATATCGTTTCCCCGCATGAATTTGTTGGATCGCCTTCACCAGATCTGCTGGTTCCCCCGATTTATTGAAGTACCCGGACGCGCCTGCTTTGAGGCATCGGAGCGCGTATTGATCCTCGGGGTACATCGAAACGACTAGTGTCTTGATGTGCGGTTGAGATTCTTTCAGGGTAGGAATAATTTCCAACCCGCCTCTTCCCGGAAGGTTCAGGTCGAGGACAAGGATTTCACATCGAACCGAGCGAAGCACATTTTTCAGCTCTTCCTGACTGCCGGCCTCGCCGGTGACGATGATTTGCCCAGAATCGCTGAGCGTGTCTTTGATGCCCCGGCGGATCATTGCATGGTCATCGCAAAGTACAACGTGAATCATTCCCTCGAATCTCCCTGTCGTTTGTCGGTTGCCCAAGAGAGCGGAGCGGTGAGGGTAATCGATGTCCCGCGCTTAGGTGTGCTGCTGATGTCAAGCCATCCACCGATTGATTCTGCTCGCTCGCTGAGGCCTTTAAGTCCGAATCCTCGGCTGGATTGGAGTCTGCTCAATTCAAATCCGGGTCCGCTGTCGCGGATCTCGATCGTCAAAGTACCCCCTGCATCAGACACCTCGACGCTGACGTCGGATTCGGGGGCGTACTTACCTGCATCGGTCAGCGCTTCCTGCACTATGCGGTACGCAGCAAGCCTGAATGCATCTGGCAGTGCCTCCGAGGTGAGGTCGTTGATGAGGTTCACTGTCTTTCCGGTGCGCCTGCTGTGTCCTGCGACTAGCCATTCGACGCACGCGCTAAGCCCTTGATCCAAGATGGCTGGACGGGTGTTTTGCATGATTCTCTGAGTAGCTGCGAGTGCAAGACTCAGCATTTCTTCCGCGGCGACCAAGCGCGTGAGCGTGGGCTGGTGATCTGAGTGCCTCTTCATCCAGGCTAGGTCAAGTTTGAGTGCAGTGAGTGAGCCACCAATATCGTCGTGAATCTCTCTCGAGATGGCTGCTCGCTCAGCCTCTAGGGAAGTCTGCAAGTGTCTGGCGAGTTCTCTAATTCGCTGTTCTGACAGCGAAAGGGCCTGCTGGGCTTTGATTCGCTCTTCTTCTGTCTTGTGAAGGTGCATCGCCCGCTGAATCACTCGGCCGATTTCAGCGATTCGATCTTTGTGTAAATAGTCCGAAATTCCGGTTTGAATGGCGCTGACTGCTGCTTGTTCACCAATTGCCCCTGAGACGATGACGCACGGCGGATGACTTGTTAGGGATTGGACCTCTGACCAAGCCTCTAAGGCTGTAAAGCCCGGGAGCCGGAAGTCCATCAAAATGATGTCGAAGCTTTGCGTGTGCAAAGCATCCATAAAGGCGGCCTGCTCATCGAGCCTAAGAAACTGAGCCTGAAGGCCTGATTCGCGAACCGCGCGAACTAGCAAGCGGTGGTCGATTTCTGAATCCTCTAAGTGGAGTACTTTTACAGGGTTACCCATTGGTTCAGACTCTTGGTTCGGGGCTATCATGCAATCGATTATGAGCCGCTCGATGAGCAAACAAAGGCTTTTATTCTGCCGAAGTAATTGATTTTTTCCTAAAATTTGTTAATCTTGCAACTTGTGCGATGAGGTGTAAGCGCTTAGCTTTCAAATCGGGCGTAGGATAGCGAACAAGACAGGCCTCAGAGGAAGAATGACAATGGAACCATCGTTGACGCCACCTGCTGCTCCGGCTGTACAGCTGCCTGTAATGTTGGTGGCCGAAGTGCAAGACTCCCTATTGGTGGTCGTGCATGACCTCACCCGTTTGGATGGCTTGCTTGCGCACACCATGGAAAATCTCATGGAGCGCTTTACATCTGCGAGCGCCCATTTGGCATCGCCTACCTTAGGGCAATCCGAGGAGCTGGATCAGGTTCGTAAGGCGTTGCATGCAGCGGTTACGGAATTGCAGTTCCAGGACATGGCGTCACAGCTGATTGTTCACACATCCAAGATACTGCAAGGCTGCGCCTACCGTTTGGCTTCAGAATCGATGGGGAGTGAAGATGGTGAAGCGGTGCCCTTCGTTGATGAAGTGCCAGAGCGTCCCAATCCAGTGACTCAAGATGAGATGGACGCTGGATCCATTGAGCTTTTTTAAGATAAATAAATTACTGCGTTTTTTTCGGAGCTTCTCATGCCTTTAATTCTTGCTGTTGACGATTCCCCTTCCATGCGAAAGATGGTGTCTTTCACTTTGACAGGTGCGGGCTACCAAGTGGTGGAAGCAGTGGATGGTCAAGACGCCTACGAAAAAGCACAAACTCAGACTTTTGACTTGGTTCTGACGGACCAGAATATGCCGCGATTGGACGGATTGGGTCTGACCCGCAAGCTCCGCGAGCATCCGAACTTTCAGTCGACGCCCATATTGATGTTGACCACAGAGTCCAGTGATTTGATGAAGCAGGCAGGGCGTGCTGCAGGCGCCACTGGCTGGCTAGTGAAGCCGTTCGATCCTGCGAAGTTGCTGGATGTCATTAAAAAAGTTATTCGATAAGTTGGCGGGGACGTCGTTGGTTCTCAATAACAGGAGTTAGGTATGGCTGAGACGCATCAAGACAGCGGTTCTGGCGGAGACTTCGATCTCAGTCAGTTCTATCAAATTTTCTTTGAGGAAGCTGGTGAGAATCTTGATCAGATGGAGCAAATGCTGCTCAATTTGAATCTGGAAACCGCGGATGATGAAGAGCTCAACGGTATCTTTCGATGCGCTCACTCTGTGAAGGGCGGAGCCGCCACTTTTGGCTTTGCTGATGTCGCTGAATTGACCCATCAAATGGAGTCCTTGCTGGACCGTCTGCGTCGGCATGAGCTGCAGCCGACCGCAATAATGGTCGACGTGCTTTTGGAGTCTGCCGATGCGTCCCGCAGTTTGTTGGCACGTCATCAAGCGGGCGATGAGGGTGAGGCACTACCTACGGCTGATCTTGTTAGGCGCATCAGCATCTTGGCTGCTGGCGGCGATTTAGCCTCACAGAAGCCCGCGGCTTCTGCAGCATCGCCCGCCAAAGCTGCTCCAGTTCCGGTTCAAGTTGCAACTCCTAAACCAGTTGCCAAAATAAGCGGCGACCGAGAGTTAGTGATCACTATTGGCCCCTTGGATCGGCCCGATCAGGCCGATGCGATCCAAGAATTGTTTCGAGATATCCCAGGTCTAGGTTCCATTCAGCCTGCTGAATCTCATAACGGCTCTCATCGAGTGTTCAAGGCTACGACGGCCTCCAGTGATGAAGATCTGTTGGACTTGTTTGCATTCCATGTGGCACGAGATAAAGTCCAGATCGAACAAAAAGCTGACGAACCCGCAGTCGACGAAGGTTTCGGCTTTTTTGACGGTGCAGCCGGTTCCCCCGGGGCGGTAGCAGAGGAACCGAAAGCGCCGGCTGCGGAAAAAGGCTTCGGCTTCTTTGATGGTTCTCCTGGTGCTCCTAATCAAGCGGTTGAGCAGCCTTCTGTTGCGACTGTCTCTCAAGAAGTTGTTCCCGCATCCAAAGTTCCTCCGAAGGCGGGTCCGGCCGCTGCCGCACAGCCAGAGGCGGCAACGATCCGCGTTGCAATCAGTAAAGTGGATCAGTTGATCAACTTGGTAGGCGAGTTGGTGATTACGCAAGCGATGTTGGCCCAAAACAGCCGGGCGCTGGACCCCGCTGTTTATCAGCAATTACTGACCGGTCTTGCTGACTTGGATCGCAACACACGAGATCTGCAAGAGTCAGTGATGTCGATTCGAATGATCCCGATGTCCATCGTTTTCAGTCGTTTCCCGCGAATGCTCCGTGATCTTGCAAGCAAGCTGGGAAAAAAAGTCGAGTTTGTCACGCAGGGCGAAGCCACCGAGCTGGATAAGGGCCTGGTTGAAAAAATTACAGATCCTCTGACCCACTT from the Rhodoferax potami genome contains:
- the fliQ gene encoding flagellar biosynthesis protein FliQ; translated protein: MNAQTVLTLGQEALLMLLMVSAPVLGTALLVGLLVSLFQAVTQIHEATLAFVPKLLAVIAVFAVAGPWMLTMLVEYIRRMLEAIPTSVV
- the fliR gene encoding flagellar biosynthetic protein FliR, which gives rise to MISFDEAQIAQWLSPIFWPFLRILAVFTSAPVLSSRAFPMRAKVALSFLVALAAQATLPEAPVISVSDPRALAVVMQQVVIGLSIGFAVRLVFASVELAGEVVGFQMGLNFAAFFDPSMNTQSSAVARFFGQMASLLFVVMNGHLMVLMAVTQSFVAFPVSPNFLQELASMQLQKLGAEVFASALWIALPMVGILLFTNMALGIISRVSPQMNIFAMGFPITLVVGILAIAITLPMLDQPFMALMIRVVSLFGVG
- a CDS encoding response regulator transcription factor, with translation MIHVVLCDDHAMIRRGIKDTLSDSGQIIVTGEAGSQEELKNVLRSVRCEILVLDLNLPGRGGLEIIPTLKESQPHIKTLVVSMYPEDQYALRCLKAGASGYFNKSGEPADLVKAIQQIHAGKRYLTAAVSELLVESLNTPEHETLHAKLSEREMQTLIKIASGKKLSDIAEDLMLSPKTVSVYRARLLEKLALSNNAELTVYAIRNALV
- a CDS encoding hybrid sensor histidine kinase/response regulator, yielding MGNPVKVLHLEDSEIDHRLLVRAVRESGLQAQFLRLDEQAAFMDALHTQSFDIILMDFRLPGFTALEAWSEVQSLTSHPPCVIVSGAIGEQAAVSAIQTGISDYLHKDRIAEIGRVIQRAMHLHKTEEERIKAQQALSLSEQRIRELARHLQTSLEAERAAISREIHDDIGGSLTALKLDLAWMKRHSDHQPTLTRLVAAEEMLSLALAATQRIMQNTRPAILDQGLSACVEWLVAGHSRRTGKTVNLINDLTSEALPDAFRLAAYRIVQEALTDAGKYAPESDVSVEVSDAGGTLTIEIRDSGPGFELSRLQSSRGFGLKGLSERAESIGGWLDISSTPKRGTSITLTAPLSWATDKRQGDSRE
- a CDS encoding response regulator, encoding MPLILAVDDSPSMRKMVSFTLTGAGYQVVEAVDGQDAYEKAQTQTFDLVLTDQNMPRLDGLGLTRKLREHPNFQSTPILMLTTESSDLMKQAGRAAGATGWLVKPFDPAKLLDVIKKVIR
- a CDS encoding chemotaxis protein CheA, translating into MAETHQDSGSGGDFDLSQFYQIFFEEAGENLDQMEQMLLNLNLETADDEELNGIFRCAHSVKGGAATFGFADVAELTHQMESLLDRLRRHELQPTAIMVDVLLESADASRSLLARHQAGDEGEALPTADLVRRISILAAGGDLASQKPAASAASPAKAAPVPVQVATPKPVAKISGDRELVITIGPLDRPDQADAIQELFRDIPGLGSIQPAESHNGSHRVFKATTASSDEDLLDLFAFHVARDKVQIEQKADEPAVDEGFGFFDGAAGSPGAVAEEPKAPAAEKGFGFFDGSPGAPNQAVEQPSVATVSQEVVPASKVPPKAGPAAAAQPEAATIRVAISKVDQLINLVGELVITQAMLAQNSRALDPAVYQQLLTGLADLDRNTRDLQESVMSIRMIPMSIVFSRFPRMLRDLASKLGKKVEFVTQGEATELDKGLVEKITDPLTHLVRNSCDHGIEMPAERIAAGKSESGTITLSASHQGGSIVIEVRDDGRGLSRSKILNKARERGLDVSDQMSDAEVWQLIFAPGFSTAAVVTDVSGRGVGMDVVKKNIAALNGTVDIDSAEGYGMKVSVRLPLTLAIMDGMSVGVGEEVYILPLSSVIESFQVKAEAVSTVGQGSQLVKVRDEYMPVIELEKVFQIPRFDFEKSSDIMVVVEADGSRVALLVDELLGQQQVVVKNLESNYRKVPNVSGATILGDGKVALILDTGALVRRSRH